Within the Flexivirga oryzae genome, the region GACAGCCGATGCTGCATCGCCTCCGCCGAGCGCCACCTCGAGCCCCACCAACCGGACCGCGGGGATCGCGGCGGCCCGCGCCAGCGCGGCACCCACGCCGGCGAGTGGCACGGTCATCGACAGGGGCAGCGATCCGGGCGGCAGGGACGCCGTGCACGCCGCGAGCGCATCCAGGTCGCGGGCCGCGAGCACGAAGGCGCCGACGACCCCGGCATACGGTGCGTGTTCGTGGCGCCCGTGTGCCGGAACTGCTTCCGCCAGAGGGAGATTCCCGGGCGGGAAGACCGCGGCGTCGTCGAGCAGCCGGTCGAAGATGCTCATTGCTGTCCCTGCGACCACGAGTAGGCGTAGGTGCCGTCGTCGGCGGCGCGCGCACCCTCGCCGAGCAGCAACGGCCGGAACGTGTCGACCATGACGGCGAGCTCGTCGAAGTACTCCACGCCGATGGACCGCTCGTACGCGCCCGGCTGCGGGCCGTGCGAATGGCCGCCCGGGTGCAGCGAGATCGAGCCGTTGCCGATGCCGGAGCCCTTGCGCGCCTCGTAGTCGCCGCCGCAGTAGAACATGACCTCGTCGGAGTCGACGTTGGAGTGGTAGTAGGGCACCGGGATCGACAGCGGGTGGTAGTCGACCTTGCGCGGCACGAAGTTGCAGACCACGAAATTGAAACCCTCGAAGACCTGGTGCACGGGCGGCGGCTGGTGCACCTTGCCGGTGATCGGCATGAAGTCCTCCACGTTGAAGGCGAAGGGATAGAGACAACCGTCCCAGCCAACCACGTCGAAGGGGTGGTCCGGGACCACGTGGACGGATCCGCCGATGCCGCCGGGCAGCCCCTCGACGCGGTGTTTGACGTAGACCTCGACGCCTTCGGTGGTCGAGCCCGTCGGGGCCTCCGCCAGGTGTGGCTCACCCGGCCCGCGCAGGTCGCGCTCGCAGTAGGGGGCGTGCTCCAGCAGCTGCCCGTGCTTGGACAGGTACTGCCGGGCCGGGCCGATGTGGCTGTTGCCCTCGATCGCGTAGATCCGGACCGTGCCGCGCGGCACGATGCGGTGCGTGGTCGCACGCGGGATGACGATGTAGTCGCCCTGGTGTGCGTCCAGGTCGCCGAAGACGGTCTCGACGACCGCGTCACCCTCCTCGACATACAGGCACTCGTCGCCGATCGCGTTGCGGTAGAGGGGACTCGGCGTATCCGCGACCACGTAGTTCAGGCGCACGTCGCCGTTGCCCAGCACCAGCCGGCGCCCGGTCACCGCGTCGACACCGGTCGTGCCCGCGGGGAAGAGCTCGTGCAGCTTCAGGTGCATCGGCTTCAGCGGGTGGTTGGGGACCAGGCTCTGGTCGGGCAGCTCCCAGACGCGGAACTCCCGGACCGACGACGGGATGCTGCGGTGGTAGAGCAGCGAGGAGTCGGAGGAGAAGCCCTCCTCGCCCATCAGCTCCTCGTAGTAGAGCGAGCCGTCGGCGGCGCGGTGCTGGGTATGGCGGGTCCGTGGCACGGAACCGACGGAGCGGTAATACGGCATCGATGGGTCCTTTCGAGCAGGGCACGGGCGGGTGTTCCTGACACGTCAGGCTAGGAATACTCCGCGTCATACAGCCGGAATCACCCGGTTATGACATGTGAATGACATAATTGACGCGAAGGGACGGTGCGGCATGCCTGACGCGAGGGGATCGGTGTCGGTCTTCCCGGTGCCCGACCGGCGGCTGGCGATCGTGGCGCTGCGCGGGCCGCACGCACACGCCGGGGTCGTGCCGACGCACCAGCTGCTGGTGGAGCAGGCGGCCGCGGGGCTGGCCTGGTCCACCTTCGCGGTCAGCAGCGCGGCAGAGCTGGCCTGGTCGCTGACCGTCAACCGGCCGGCCGCGGTCGCGGTGGTGGGCTCGACAGCCGCCCCGCCCGACCCGGAGCTGATCGAGCGGGTCCGGGCGGCAACCCGGGCACCGGTCCTCGTCCTGGGCGCCTTCAGCGCGAATCGGACCATCGCCCTGCTCCGCGCCGGCGCCGACACCGTGGCCGCGCCGGCGATCCGGCCGGCCGAGCTCGGCGGTCGGCTGCTCGCCCTGGTCCGCCGGGCGGCGGGCGGCTCGGACAGCGGTGCGCGCTACCTGGCCGCGGGGCCGTTGCGCATCGACCTGTGGCAGCACGAGGCCGCCCTCGACCAGCAGCCGCTGGCGCTGACGGCGACCGAGTTCAAACTGCTGGTCTGCCTGATGGAGGCCGACGGGCGGGCCGTCCCGAGCGACCGCATCGTCGCCCGGGTGTGGGGTTGGGCCGGTGACGATGCCGGGCCGAACCTGTTGCGGATCAACGTGATGCGGCTGCGCCGCAAGCTCGGTGAGCGCGCCACGGACGCACGGCTCATCGTGTCGGTGCGCGGCACCGGCTACCGGTTCGGGGCGCAGGTCACCGAGCTCGGCGAGCGCGAGGACCGGCCGCCGGCGGACGCGAGCAGCGACCTGCTGCTCGCCGAACGGCTCGCCCGCCGATGCGAGGAGCTGGCGTCCGCGCCGGACGCCGCGCAGGCCGCCCAGCGAGTCATCGAGTCACTGATCACCGAGGGCACGGTGGACGCCGCGGGCCTGCACCTGCTGCGGGACGACCGGTTGCAGCTGGTCGCGCACCGCGGCTTCAGCGCCGCGTGGGAGGACGCCGCGCGGGAGCTGCAGCTGGTCGACTCCGGGTATGGCGCCGTCCGCGCGCTCGGCTCCACCGAGCCGCTGCAGCTGCGCCCGGCGCGGGCGCCGCGCTTCCCCGGCACGGCGCAGCTGACGCGGGCCGAGCTGCCCGGCACCTACCTGTTCGTCCCGTTGCGCAGCGGGGACGCCGTCGTCGGGGCGATGGGCCTGC harbors:
- a CDS encoding homogentisate 1,2-dioxygenase; protein product: MPYYRSVGSVPRTRHTQHRAADGSLYYEELMGEEGFSSDSSLLYHRSIPSSVREFRVWELPDQSLVPNHPLKPMHLKLHELFPAGTTGVDAVTGRRLVLGNGDVRLNYVVADTPSPLYRNAIGDECLYVEEGDAVVETVFGDLDAHQGDYIVIPRATTHRIVPRGTVRIYAIEGNSHIGPARQYLSKHGQLLEHAPYCERDLRGPGEPHLAEAPTGSTTEGVEVYVKHRVEGLPGGIGGSVHVVPDHPFDVVGWDGCLYPFAFNVEDFMPITGKVHQPPPVHQVFEGFNFVVCNFVPRKVDYHPLSIPVPYYHSNVDSDEVMFYCGGDYEARKGSGIGNGSISLHPGGHSHGPQPGAYERSIGVEYFDELAVMVDTFRPLLLGEGARAADDGTYAYSWSQGQQ
- a CDS encoding winged helix-turn-helix domain-containing protein encodes the protein MPDARGSVSVFPVPDRRLAIVALRGPHAHAGVVPTHQLLVEQAAAGLAWSTFAVSSAAELAWSLTVNRPAAVAVVGSTAAPPDPELIERVRAATRAPVLVLGAFSANRTIALLRAGADTVAAPAIRPAELGGRLLALVRRAAGGSDSGARYLAAGPLRIDLWQHEAALDQQPLALTATEFKLLVCLMEADGRAVPSDRIVARVWGWAGDDAGPNLLRINVMRLRRKLGERATDARLIVSVRGTGYRFGAQVTELGEREDRPPADASSDLLLAERLARRCEELASAPDAAQAAQRVIESLITEGTVDAAGLHLLRDDRLQLVAHRGFSAAWEDAARELQLVDSGYGAVRALGSTEPLQLRPARAPRFPGTAQLTRAELPGTYLFVPLRSGDAVVGAMGLHRHSDEPFGPLTITYLRAVGALCVCAWSRARSAEPIQQR